The Paenibacillus sp. RUD330 genome has a segment encoding these proteins:
- a CDS encoding AraC family ligand binding domain-containing protein translates to MELKEHPDRLTIDEYMAESSHCLFRQELDTPCHLHWHEFYELTYVRSGNGVNSVNGADIAIGAGTLFLLTPADFHEIRPLEASTLKIYNLIFKESMIPEEIRTLLFGGRMLSPVLMKLDARGLESCSRSWMRRTAAIAGPES, encoded by the coding sequence ATGGAGCTGAAGGAGCATCCGGATCGCTTGACGATCGATGAGTACATGGCGGAATCGTCCCATTGCCTGTTCCGGCAGGAGCTCGATACGCCATGCCATCTGCATTGGCATGAATTTTATGAGCTGACCTATGTCCGCTCCGGCAACGGAGTCAACAGTGTCAACGGAGCGGACATCGCGATCGGCGCGGGAACGCTGTTCCTGCTGACTCCGGCCGATTTTCACGAAATCCGTCCTTTGGAAGCGTCGACGCTCAAGATCTACAATCTGATCTTCAAGGAATCGATGATCCCGGAGGAGATCCGGACGCTTCTATTCGGCGGCCGCATGCTGTCGCCTGTGCTGATGAAGCTTGATGCGCGCGGGCTGGAGAGCTGTTCTCGATCCTGGATGAGGAGGACAGCCGCAATAGCCGGACCGGAGAGCTGA
- a CDS encoding AraC family transcriptional regulator, with translation MRNLLGCLLLMLCRDGEAAVSGEAAVAPLHPSIQQALFFLQHHFREPLTLSEAAKAASLSPNYFSECFRQQLGVGFQQHLLDLRLGFSRSLLQASSLPVSEICYASGFNTLTHFEKMFKRKYGHPPSRCRRSIP, from the coding sequence GTGAGGAACCTGCTGGGCTGCCTGCTGCTGATGCTGTGCCGGGATGGAGAGGCAGCCGTCAGCGGTGAAGCCGCAGTGGCCCCCCTGCATCCCAGCATCCAGCAAGCGCTTTTCTTTCTCCAGCATCATTTCCGCGAGCCGCTGACGCTCAGCGAAGCAGCCAAGGCTGCAAGCCTGTCGCCGAATTATTTCAGCGAGTGCTTCCGGCAGCAGCTCGGCGTCGGCTTCCAGCAGCATCTGCTTGACCTGCGCCTCGGATTTTCCCGGTCGCTGCTGCAAGCATCGTCACTGCCCGTGTCCGAGATCTGTTACGCTTCGGGCTTCAACACGCTGACTCATTTCGAAAAAATGTTCAAGCGCAAATACGGCCATCCGCCGAGCCGCTGCCGCCGTTCTATTCCTTGA
- a CDS encoding phytanoyl-CoA dioxygenase family protein: protein MISRRDVDFYKENGYLLVKGVFSQTEVEEMRGAVERIIQRAAQAKRDDNSAWQGDFLPPAELKKLVLKGFHDVHYHEACFTLAVVHPNMTAILSQLIGPDVQLHHTKMLVKPPENGAAFPMHQDYPYFPHARHSMLAASVHLDMADEKNGCLRVVPGSHVQGSLPHVGSYYLNHKEYPIAEGLPCPAEAGDVLFFNYLTIHGSDANRSERTRRNVLFQYKDASDEPTENVHIDWGSGLMVCGGNPRFDKARPDFSIKE, encoded by the coding sequence ATGATCAGTCGGCGCGATGTGGATTTTTACAAAGAAAACGGGTATCTGCTCGTCAAAGGAGTTTTCAGCCAGACGGAAGTGGAGGAGATGCGGGGAGCGGTGGAGCGGATCATCCAGCGCGCCGCCCAGGCCAAGCGGGACGACAACTCCGCCTGGCAAGGCGACTTCCTGCCGCCGGCGGAGCTGAAGAAGCTGGTGCTCAAAGGCTTCCATGACGTCCATTATCATGAGGCCTGCTTCACGCTGGCTGTCGTGCACCCGAATATGACCGCGATCCTGTCGCAGCTCATCGGACCCGATGTCCAGCTCCACCATACGAAAATGCTCGTCAAGCCGCCGGAAAACGGAGCCGCCTTCCCTATGCATCAGGATTATCCTTATTTCCCTCATGCAAGGCATTCCATGCTGGCGGCCAGCGTGCACCTGGACATGGCGGACGAGAAGAACGGCTGCCTGAGGGTCGTGCCGGGCTCGCATGTGCAGGGCAGCCTGCCTCATGTCGGTTCTTACTATTTGAACCACAAGGAATACCCGATAGCGGAAGGACTGCCTTGCCCGGCGGAGGCAGGAGATGTGCTGTTCTTCAACTACTTGACGATCCACGGCTCGGACGCCAATCGCAGCGAGCGCACGCGGCGGAATGTGCTGTTCCAATACAAGGACGCTTCGGATGAGCCGACGGAAAATGTCCATATCGACTGGGGCTCCGGCCTTATGGTATGCGGGGGCAATCCACGGTTCGACAAGGCGAGGCCGGATTTCAGCATCAAGGAATAG